The following nucleotide sequence is from Glycine max cultivar Williams 82 chromosome 9, Glycine_max_v4.0, whole genome shotgun sequence.
cttgtttatttcttttggtattattttttcttggttATTTTGAAAACTGAAGGGTGTAGAGGAAAAAACCATGTCAGACAATAACACTACTCCTCAAATAAAGTATGATGTTTTTGTTAGCTTCAGGGGCAAGGACATCCGCCAGGACTTTCTTAGCCATTTGGTTGAGGCTTTTGACATGAAGAGAATATATGCCTTTGTAGATAATAAACTTGAGAAAGGGGAAAAGATATGGAAATCACTTGTTGAAGCAATTGAAGGATCATTGATTTCATTGATCATATTTTCACAAGGCTATGCTTCTTCTCATTGGTGTTTAGAAGAACTTGAGAAAATACATGAATGCAAAGAGAAATATGGACAAATTATAATCCCCGTTTTCTACCATTTAGAACCCACACATGTACGATATCAATCATCTGATGCATTCGAAAAAGCATTTGCTAAGCatggaaaaaaatatgagaGCAAGGTGCAACAATGGAGAGATATTTTGAAGAAATCTGCTGATTTATCAGGAATCGAGTCATCAAACTTTAAGTAAGCTCTTTTTTCCTTATAAATTTTCAATGTTTTCTAGTTGTTATAGTTATATGCATATTTTAACAACGTGGTTGCTTAAACTAATACATAACATTGCATATGCCAAAATACATGCTTATTAGTTCTTACTTCCGCATATATAATTTCAGCCATTGTCACTATGCTAGAATTCTGATGGGGCCAACCATGCTTTGTCCATTAAATTTAGTGGTTCAGTTATAACCATGTAAATGATAATTGTTTTGAAAGATTTTTAGATACATCTAACAAAGcccttattattattcattcagTATTTGAACTCTAAAGGAATACCCATTaagaaggacaaaaaatatagCCCCCCTTCTCCCACAAAATAAAAGAGACATTAGTTTTAACAGAATTTCTCTGTGTGTCATCCAGAACTGATGCTGagttggttaaaaaaattaccaatgTTGTGCAGATGAGGCTGCATAAAACCCATGTTAACTTGAAAAGACTTGTTGGAATTGGCAAAAAAATTGCAGATGTGGAATTGTTGATACGCAAAGAACCAGAAGACATCCGTcttattggattatggggtATGGGCGGTATTGGCAAGACAATCCTTGCAGAACAAGTATTTATTAAACTACGGTCTGGATATGGAGGTTGTTTATTTTTAGCCAATGAAAGAGAACAATCAAGGAAACATGGGATGCTTTCTTTGAAGgaaaaagttttttctgaactactaggaaatggtgttaaAATTGACACGCCAAATTCGTTGCCTGATGATATTGTTAGGAGAATTGGTCGAATGAAAGTTCTTATTGTTCTTGATGATGTGAATGATTCAAATCACTTAGAAAAATTACTTGGACCTCTTGGTAATTTTGGATCAGGTAGTAGAATCATTGTAACAACTAGAGATATGCAAGTTCTTAAAGCTAACAAAGCTGATGAGGTATACCCGCTTAGAGAATTCAGTTTAAATCAAGCACTtgaacttttcaatttgaatttctttaacCAATGTGATGATCAAAGGGAGTATGACAACTTATCAAAAAGGGTGGTCAATTATGCCAAAGGCATTCCATTAGTTCTTAATGAGTTGGCTTATCTTCTTCGTGCAAGAAATAAGGAAGAGTGGGGAAGTGAGTTAGACAAGCTTGAAAAAATACCTCTTCCAGAAGTTTATGATAGAATGAAACTGAGCTATGATGATCTAGATCCCAAAGAGCAACAAATTTTTCTAGATCTTGCGTTTTTCTTTGGTAGATCACATACAGAGATAAAGGTGGACTATCTGAAATCTTTATTGAAAAAAGATGGTGAAAGTGGAGATTCAGTGTTTATTGTGTTAGAAAGGATGAAAGATAAAGCTCTCATAACTTCCtctaaagataattttatatctATGCATGATAGTTTACAAGTTATGGCTCAGGAGATTGTTCGTCGAAAGTCTAGCAATACTGGAAGCCACAGTCGGTTGTGGGATCTTGATGACATTCATGGAGAAATGAAAAATGACAAGGTCAAAGCCTAACCACAAATGATATCTTGTGAATaacatttgatttgttttttttttttttttgtgaaaaatgtggcatttgatgatatttatttatttttctttttgatggcAGGTTACTGAGGCCATTAGAAGTATACAAATTAACTTGCCAAAAATTAAGGAGCAAAAGTTAACGCATCACATATTTGCTAAGATGAGCAGtctaaaatttctgaaaatttCTGGCGAAGATAATTATGGTAACGATCAACTTATTCT
It contains:
- the LOC100794380 gene encoding disease resistance protein RPP5 isoform X1, with product MSDNNTTPQIKYDVFVSFRGKDIRQDFLSHLVEAFDMKRIYAFVDNKLEKGEKIWKSLVEAIEGSLISLIIFSQGYASSHWCLEELEKIHECKEKYGQIIIPVFYHLEPTHVRYQSSDAFEKAFAKHGKKYESKVQQWRDILKKSADLSGIESSNFKTDAELVKKITNVVQMRLHKTHVNLKRLVGIGKKIADVELLIRKEPEDIRLIGLWGMGGIGKTILAEQVFIKLRSGYGGCLFLANEREQSRKHGMLSLKEKVFSELLGNGVKIDTPNSLPDDIVRRIGRMKVLIVLDDVNDSNHLEKLLGPLGNFGSGSRIIVTTRDMQVLKANKADEVYPLREFSLNQALELFNLNFFNQCDDQREYDNLSKRVVNYAKGIPLVLNELAYLLRARNKEEWGSELDKLEKIPLPEVYDRMKLSYDDLDPKEQQIFLDLAFFFGRSHTEIKVDYLKSLLKKDGESGDSVFIVLERMKDKALITSSKDNFISMHDSLQVMAQEIVRRKSSNTGSHSRLWDLDDIHGEMKNDKVTEAIRSIQINLPKIKEQKLTHHIFAKMSSLKFLKISGEDNYGNDQLILAEELQFSASELRFLCWDHCPLKSLPKSFSKEKLVMLKLLRSKIEKLWDGVQNLVNLKEINLSGSEKLKELPDLSKATNLEVLLLRGCSMLTSVHPSVFSLIKLEKLDLYGCGSLTILSSHSICSLSYLNLERCVNLREFSVMSMNMKDLRLGWTKVKELPSSFEQQSKLKLLHLKGSAIERLPSSFNNLTQLLHLEVSNCSNLQTIPELPPLLKTLNAQSCTSLLTLPEISLSIKTLSAIDCKSLETVFLSSAVEQLKKNRRQVRFWNCLNLNKDSLVAIALNAQIDVMKFANQHLSPPSQDLVQNYDDYDANHRSYQVVYVYPGSNVPEWLEYKTTNAYIIIDLSSGPPFPFLGFIFSFVIGEYLHTDTKGRLEVSITISDDESEGNQDSVRMYIDFEGRKIESDHVCVVYDQRCSSFLSSKVKNQTRLKIKVTMGVPDYALPQGYNRGVRFGVSPISTSAYESFIQQMKLRNSISQFH
- the LOC100794380 gene encoding disease resistance protein RPV1 isoform X2, with the protein product MKRIYAFVDNKLEKGEKIWKSLVEAIEGSLISLIIFSQGYASSHWCLEELEKIHECKEKYGQIIIPVFYHLEPTHVRYQSSDAFEKAFAKHGKKYESKVQQWRDILKKSADLSGIESSNFKTDAELVKKITNVVQMRLHKTHVNLKRLVGIGKKIADVELLIRKEPEDIRLIGLWGMGGIGKTILAEQVFIKLRSGYGGCLFLANEREQSRKHGMLSLKEKVFSELLGNGVKIDTPNSLPDDIVRRIGRMKVLIVLDDVNDSNHLEKLLGPLGNFGSGSRIIVTTRDMQVLKANKADEVYPLREFSLNQALELFNLNFFNQCDDQREYDNLSKRVVNYAKGIPLVLNELAYLLRARNKEEWGSELDKLEKIPLPEVYDRMKLSYDDLDPKEQQIFLDLAFFFGRSHTEIKVDYLKSLLKKDGESGDSVFIVLERMKDKALITSSKDNFISMHDSLQVMAQEIVRRKSSNTGSHSRLWDLDDIHGEMKNDKVTEAIRSIQINLPKIKEQKLTHHIFAKMSSLKFLKISGEDNYGNDQLILAEELQFSASELRFLCWDHCPLKSLPKSFSKEKLVMLKLLRSKIEKLWDGVQNLVNLKEINLSGSEKLKELPDLSKATNLEVLLLRGCSMLTSVHPSVFSLIKLEKLDLYGCGSLTILSSHSICSLSYLNLERCVNLREFSVMSMNMKDLRLGWTKVKELPSSFEQQSKLKLLHLKGSAIERLPSSFNNLTQLLHLEVSNCSNLQTIPELPPLLKTLNAQSCTSLLTLPEISLSIKTLSAIDCKSLETVFLSSAVEQLKKNRRQVRFWNCLNLNKDSLVAIALNAQIDVMKFANQHLSPPSQDLVQNYDDYDANHRSYQVVYVYPGSNVPEWLEYKTTNAYIIIDLSSGPPFPFLGFIFSFVIGEYLHTDTKGRLEVSITISDDESEGNQDSVRMYIDFEGRKIESDHVCVVYDQRCSSFLSSKVKNQTRLKIKVTMGVPDYALPQGYNRGVRFGVSPISTSAYESFIQQMKLRNSISQFH